The nucleotide window GCTGGACCTGCGCGCCACCGTGGACAAGGACGGCGAGATCGTGGCGTGGGAGACGCAAGCGTGGCTGCCCATCGCCACCGCCAATCTGCCCCATCTCCCGCTGCTGGTCCTCGACGCCGCCGGCATCCCGCAGACGCCGGGGCGCTCGACCGGCCTCATCTACCAGAACATCGATCCGCCCTACGCGATGCCGAACCTGAACGCGGTCGTGCACTGGATCGCGGACGCGCCGCTGCGCACGTCGCCCCTGCGCGCGCCGGGCAAGATCGCCAACACGTTCGCGGTGGAGTCCTTCACCGACGAGATCGCGGCGCTGGCTCGCATCGATCCGCTCGAGTTCCGGCTGCGCCGGCTGTCGAATCCGCGCGGCATCGAGGTGCTCAAGCGCGTCGCCGCGCGCATGGGCTGGCAGCCGCGGCCCTCGCCTCGGCCGATGGATCGGCGGGCCGCGGTGCTCACGGGGCGCGGCCTCGCCTACGTGCACTACAAGCACGAGGAGACCATCGTGGCCATGGGCATGGAGGTGGCGGTGGAGCGCGCCACCGGCCGCATCCGGGTGACGCGAGTGGTGGCCTCGCAGGACTGCGGGCTCATGATCAACCCGGACTGCGTGCAGGCGCAGCTCGAGGGCAACATCCTGCAGACGCTCTCGCGGGCGCTGCACGAGGAGGTCGTCTACGACCGGAATCGCGTGACCACGGTGGACTGGGCCAGCTATCCGATCCTCACGTTCCCGGAGGTGCCCCGGCTCGAGTTCGAGCTGATCCAGCGCCTCGACCAGCCGCCGCTCGGCGCGGGCGAGGCCGCCTCCACCCCGGTGGGCGCGGCGCTGGCCAACGCGGTGTTCGACGCCACCGGGGTGCGGCTGCGCACGATCCCGTTCCGACCGGAGCGCGTGAAGGCCGCGCTCGCGAGCAAGGCGTGATGGAGATCCGCCGGCTCGGGCCGCAGATCGGCGTCGAGATCCTCGGCGTGGACGTGCGCGCGCTCGACGACGCGGGCTTTGGCCGCATCTACCGCGCCTGGCTCGATCACAACGTGGCGGTGGTGCCGGGCCAGACGCTCGAGATCGACGAGTTCCTCGCCTACAGCCGCCGCTTCGGCCCGGTGGTCCCGCACCCGTCGAAGAGCACGCGACATCCCGAGCGCCCGGAGATCACCCTGCTCGGGGTGAACAAGTTCGGGCCCGACGGCGCGCTCGACCTGACGATCTACCGACGCGGGGCCGAGGGCTGGCACACCGACGGCGCCTACGACGAGGAGCCCTTCAAGGCCACCCAGCTCTATGCCCTCGCGGTGCCGAGCCGCGGCGGCGACACCCACTTCGCCAGCATGTACGCCGCCTACGAGGCGCTGCCGCCGCGTCTGAAGGACCGGCTCGAGGGCCACAAGGGCGCCTTCACCTACGGCGGCCGGAAGAAGGCCACCGCGCTGCTGAACGAGGAGGACCGCGACTGGACGCCGGTCTTCCATCCCATCGTCCGCATCCATCCCGAGACCGGGCGCAAGGGCCTCTACTTCGACCCGGGCAAGATCCTCTATATAGACGGCATGGAGCGGGCGGAGAGCGACGCGTTGATCGACGAGCTGACCGAGCGCATGATCCAGCCCGAGGGGCAGTACACGCATCGGTGGCGGACGGGGGACGTCGTCATCTGGGACAATCGCTG belongs to Candidatus Methylomirabilota bacterium and includes:
- a CDS encoding TauD/TfdA family dioxygenase — protein: MEIRRLGPQIGVEILGVDVRALDDAGFGRIYRAWLDHNVAVVPGQTLEIDEFLAYSRRFGPVVPHPSKSTRHPERPEITLLGVNKFGPDGALDLTIYRRGAEGWHTDGAYDEEPFKATQLYALAVPSRGGDTHFASMYAAYEALPPRLKDRLEGHKGAFTYGGRKKATALLNEEDRDWTPVFHPIVRIHPETGRKGLYFDPGKILYIDGMERAESDALIDELTERMIQPEGQYTHRWRTGDVVIWDNRCSYHKAAGDYPPEEDRIHWRVSMKERT